A genome region from Neofelis nebulosa isolate mNeoNeb1 chromosome 14, mNeoNeb1.pri, whole genome shotgun sequence includes the following:
- the LRRC14 gene encoding leucine-rich repeat-containing protein 14 isoform X7, protein MHTLVFLSTRQVLQCQPAACQALPLLPRELFPLLFKVAFMDKKTVVLRELVHTWPFPLLSFQQLLQECAHCSRALLQERPSTESMQAVILGLTARLHTPETEAGTQPLCRKHALRVLDMTGLLDDGVEQDPGTMSMWDCTAAVARTCIAQQQGGTADPGPAPIPVEVRVDLRVNRASYSFLREALRSSVGSPLRLCCRDLRAEDLPMRNTVALLQLLDAGCLRRVDLRFNNLGLRGLSVIIPHVARFQHLASLRLHYVHGDSRQPSVDGEDNFRYFLAQMGRFTCLRELSMGSSLLSGRLDQLLSTLQSPLESLELAFCALLPEDLRFLARSPHAVHLKKLDLSGNDLSGSQLEPFQGLLQAAAATLLHLELTECQLADTQLLATLPVLTRCTSLRYLGLYGNPLSMAGLKELLRDSVVQAELRTVVHPFPVDCYEGLPWPPPASVLLEASINEEKFARVEAELHQLLLASGRAHVLWTTDIYGRLAADYFSL, encoded by the exons ATGCACACGCTTGTGTTCCTGAGCACGCGGCAGGTGCTCCAGTGTCAGCCAGCTGCCTGCCAGGCCCTACCCCTGCTGCCTCGAGAGCTCTTCCCCCTGCTGTTCAAGGTGGCCTTCATGGACAAGAAGACTGTTGTGCTTCGCGAGCTGGTGCACACATGGCCCTTCCCGCTGCTCAGCTTCCAGCAGCTGCTGCAGGAATGTGCTCACTGCAGCCGGGCCTTGCTGCAAGAGCGCCCCAGCACAGAGAGCATGCAGGCTGTGATCCTGGGGCTGACAGCCCGGCTCCACACCCCAGAGACCGAGGCTGGCACACAGCCTCTCTGCAG GAAGCATGCCCTGCGGGTGCTGGACATGACGGGCCTACTGGACGACGGCGTGGAGCAGGACCCTGGCACCATGAGCATGTGGGACTGCACAGCAGCCGTGGCCCGCACCTGCATAGCACAGCAGCAGGGCGGGACTGCGGATCCTGGGCCAGCCCCCATTCCTGTGGAGGTTCGTGTGGACCTGCGGGTGAACCGGGCCTCTTACTCGTTCCTGCGGGAGGCACTCCGGAGCAGTGTGGGCAGTCCCCTGCGGCTCTGCTGCCGGGACCTGCGGGCTGAGGACCTGCCCATGCGCAACACTGTGGCTTTGCTGCAGCTGCTGGATGCGGGCTGCCTGCGCCGTGTGGACCTGCGCTTTAACAACTTGGGCCTGCGTGGCCTGTCTGTTATCATCCCACATGTGGCCCGATTCCAGCACCTGGCCAGCCTACGGCTGCACTATGTGCATGGGGACTCGAGGCAGCCCTCTGTGGATGGCGAGGACAACTTTCGCTACTTCCTGGCCCAGATGGGCCGCTTCACTTGTCTGCGGGAGCTCAGCATGGGCTCCTCTCTTCTCTCGGGGCGGCTGGACCAGCTGCTCAG CACCCTGCAGAGTCCCTTGGAGAGCCTGGAGCTGGCCTTCTGTGCCCTGCTGCCCGAGGATCTGCGCTTCCTGGCACGGAGCCCCCATGCTGTCCACCTCAAGAAGTTGGACCTTAGTGGCAACGACCTGTCCGGCAGCCAGCTGGAGCCTTTCCAGGGTCTGCTGCAGGCAGCAGCAGCCACACTGCTACACCTTGAGCTGACTGAGTGCCAGCTTGCTGATACCCAGCTGCTGGCCACGCTCCCTGTGTTGACGCGCTGTACCAGCCTCCGCTACCTCGGTCTCTATGGCAACCCACTGTCCATGGCGGGCCTCAAGGAGCTCCTACGGGATTCAGTAGTGCAGGCTGAGCTACGCACGGTGGTGCACCCCTTCCCTGTGGACTGCTATGAGGGTTTGCCCTGGCCACCGCCTGCCTCTGTCCTGCTGGAAGCTTCCATCAATGAGGAGAAGTTTGCTCGTGTGGAGGCGGAGTTGCACCAGCTGCTACTGGCCTCAGGTCGTGCTCATGTGCTCTGGACCACTGACATTTATGGGCGCCTGGCCGCAGACTACTTCAGCCTATGA
- the LRRC14 gene encoding leucine-rich repeat-containing protein 14 isoform X8: MALPAAQLPAAAAGMCSLQPGLAARAPQHREHAGCDPGADSPAPHPRDRGWHTASLQPTRAPRKHALRVLDMTGLLDDGVEQDPGTMSMWDCTAAVARTCIAQQQGGTADPGPAPIPVEVRVDLRVNRASYSFLREALRSSVGSPLRLCCRDLRAEDLPMRNTVALLQLLDAGCLRRVDLRFNNLGLRGLSVIIPHVARFQHLASLRLHYVHGDSRQPSVDGEDNFRYFLAQMGRFTCLRELSMGSSLLSGRLDQLLSTLQSPLESLELAFCALLPEDLRFLARSPHAVHLKKLDLSGNDLSGSQLEPFQGLLQAAAATLLHLELTECQLADTQLLATLPVLTRCTSLRYLGLYGNPLSMAGLKELLRDSVVQAELRTVVHPFPVDCYEGLPWPPPASVLLEASINEEKFARVEAELHQLLLASGRAHVLWTTDIYGRLAADYFSL, from the exons ATGGCCCTTCCCGCTGCTCAGCTTCCAGCAGCTGCTGCAGGAATGTGCTCACTGCAGCCGGGCCTTGCTGCAAGAGCGCCCCAGCACAGAGAGCATGCAGGCTGTGATCCTGGGGCTGACAGCCCGGCTCCACACCCCAGAGACCGAGGCTGGCACACAGCCTCTCTGCAG CCTACCCGTGCTCCCAGGAAGCATGCCCTGCGGGTGCTGGACATGACGGGCCTACTGGACGACGGCGTGGAGCAGGACCCTGGCACCATGAGCATGTGGGACTGCACAGCAGCCGTGGCCCGCACCTGCATAGCACAGCAGCAGGGCGGGACTGCGGATCCTGGGCCAGCCCCCATTCCTGTGGAGGTTCGTGTGGACCTGCGGGTGAACCGGGCCTCTTACTCGTTCCTGCGGGAGGCACTCCGGAGCAGTGTGGGCAGTCCCCTGCGGCTCTGCTGCCGGGACCTGCGGGCTGAGGACCTGCCCATGCGCAACACTGTGGCTTTGCTGCAGCTGCTGGATGCGGGCTGCCTGCGCCGTGTGGACCTGCGCTTTAACAACTTGGGCCTGCGTGGCCTGTCTGTTATCATCCCACATGTGGCCCGATTCCAGCACCTGGCCAGCCTACGGCTGCACTATGTGCATGGGGACTCGAGGCAGCCCTCTGTGGATGGCGAGGACAACTTTCGCTACTTCCTGGCCCAGATGGGCCGCTTCACTTGTCTGCGGGAGCTCAGCATGGGCTCCTCTCTTCTCTCGGGGCGGCTGGACCAGCTGCTCAG CACCCTGCAGAGTCCCTTGGAGAGCCTGGAGCTGGCCTTCTGTGCCCTGCTGCCCGAGGATCTGCGCTTCCTGGCACGGAGCCCCCATGCTGTCCACCTCAAGAAGTTGGACCTTAGTGGCAACGACCTGTCCGGCAGCCAGCTGGAGCCTTTCCAGGGTCTGCTGCAGGCAGCAGCAGCCACACTGCTACACCTTGAGCTGACTGAGTGCCAGCTTGCTGATACCCAGCTGCTGGCCACGCTCCCTGTGTTGACGCGCTGTACCAGCCTCCGCTACCTCGGTCTCTATGGCAACCCACTGTCCATGGCGGGCCTCAAGGAGCTCCTACGGGATTCAGTAGTGCAGGCTGAGCTACGCACGGTGGTGCACCCCTTCCCTGTGGACTGCTATGAGGGTTTGCCCTGGCCACCGCCTGCCTCTGTCCTGCTGGAAGCTTCCATCAATGAGGAGAAGTTTGCTCGTGTGGAGGCGGAGTTGCACCAGCTGCTACTGGCCTCAGGTCGTGCTCATGTGCTCTGGACCACTGACATTTATGGGCGCCTGGCCGCAGACTACTTCAGCCTATGA